A window of Malania oleifera isolate guangnan ecotype guangnan chromosome 2, ASM2987363v1, whole genome shotgun sequence genomic DNA:
GTGCCTACAACATCCCAATGACAAATTCACTCCGGTTAAAATATTTAGGAGCAGAACTAGGACCCGGATAAGGTTTTCGTTTTTCGATTTGGCCGGGAAATGAAGAGaaatctgagagagagagagagagagagagagagagagagagagagagagagagagagagagagagagagagagagtttgaggagatagagagagagcttgATGTGTACGGCCAAGGGAAAAATGTTGGGGGGGGGGAGTTCCAGAAGAAGTAAAAGGAAATGGGAGATTTCACTTTGATGGATTAAattttatatagatatatatatatatatatcctatcatCTAATTTACATATATGAactatactatttattttattatcttatttaattaatcacctaattaattaattaattaatttaattaataattttttctttttcaacacttaCATGTTTATCATTGTTGGGTCGTtacaaaatgagttttcaaacatgttttatcaatcaagatatcttatacttGATCAAAATCACTTTCGAACGAGGTTGGATCTTCATTAGAACAATCACACTTCATTTAAACTTGTCCAAGTACATTCAAAAGCCTTTTTAAGAAGTAAAACAAAATGACTTGTCACCGAgaacaggggactcgtcgactagttTATAAAGGTGACTCATTGACATGAACAGGGgaatcgtcgacgaagagatatcgAGACATGTCTGAGACTGGAGaggtgactcgtcgatgaatacaggagattcgtcgactaGTGTATATTCGTCGACTAGTGTATGAAGGTAACTCGTTGACATTAACAGGGGAATCGTCAACGAGAGATACCGAGACTTGTCTGAGACCTGCAGTGAAGACTCGTTGATGATAGCAAGGCATTTGTCGACGTGTGCATGCATGTGACTTGTCGACTAGTCCATTTACTCTTCGATGAGTGGGCTCGAGCTGGCTGCAATAAATGCGCGATAACAACTAGTTTTGGCCTTGTcttttctccattaatgcccaacggaTAGCCAGTGACATGCTCGTCTCTTTGGCCATAAATATAAGCATTTAGCATTCATTGAAGATTGATTAAGCATTTTGCTTGTTGAGAATATTTATTGAACATTCATTTTAggttttcatttttgctttcaaGCTCTTTTGCTCCTTACTCTTGTTTACACATCATTTGCAGAAGAGGGTAGTTGGGAGGATTTTTGTGAACCATTGAAGGTGCTTCTTGGTGAACACCTTGGTGTAGCTCTTGGTGAGTAGCTGGGTTGTGTACCCTTATTGTAAAGGCTTTTTCAGTTTGAAAGGAGATTCAtagtggatttgggaatccttgCCTTAGTGCTaaggtgtggatgtaggcttAGAGCCAAACCACATTAAATCgttgtgttaagcttctctttCCCTCATCCTTTTATTTATTGTAATCATTTGCTTGGTCAtttattgtgatatttttttactttcttcttaccaaagtttttattttgtagcaaTCCTTATTGTCCGCAAAAAATGTTTATTCACCCCCACTCTAGACGCACAACCGGGCCGAAAATATGCTTTCCACTTAGAGTGTGAGCCACAATTCACAATAAAGGCaaaatacttcttcagaagattccTACAGCTGAGAATCctatagatatgttgaccaaggtTGTGACAATAATCAAATGCAAACATTATTTATACTtaatcaatatcctgcaaatttgaATACTTTTGGAAGACactgatgatgtggaactccagagaaTGTTTGTGACTgtaaattttgttgaatttatcgtcaaggtggagatttgttagTTTTTTAGTCCTACATCGGTGGGAATGTTTTTAAGTCTTTAGTTTAAAGGTATGTAAAGAGCTTCCCTCACCATTTGTAAATACACCTTCCATTTTATAGAGTTACAAACAGTATTTGTAATATAGGGTATTTATAATTACTATTGGTAATTTAAAATTTACCCAAGttgtaattttctaaaaatagtggattgatcgtcggcgcctAAGGGCGTATGTAATTCTTtaccgaacctcataaatttttgtgattattagtttTTACATTGCTTTAGTTTggttatatattcaataacaacaGCTGTAGTATTGGTATTTGACATAAGTGGGATATCCAGCATAACAATACAAATCATATATAAcaattttttggggggggggggggggagtgttaGTTTGTAATAGATGGCCAAATTTAATCTGCAACTGTTCAAAACATTTTATACATGGAATTTGGAaactaaataaatttaattttatagaaTGCAACATTATTGCTTGCTTGACTTGAGAATCGTATTTGGCTTGCATAGGAATACTCGATTGGTGTTAATCTTCCAAGAAAACCCGTATTTAGGAAATTCAAGAGGGAAACTATAATAGATTTATCATAGATTGTTTgttgataatttttttaaaaaaacatcaaacaaccaaaggTGGTGTTGTAGAAACCTTCAGTGAATGAGGGGGGAAGGTAGTTATGTGGTATTTGGGTGGGGGAAATTGTATTTATAAATTAGAGTAGCCTAAACGTTCACGCCATAGGGGTTCCGAAGAGGCAATTCCAGTCGAGAGGTTAACGGTCATTTGGGGGAAAAAAGTGAACTGACAACCTGAAGTTTAATTAACACTAGTAGGGACTTTAACGGGTTATGGGTTTTTGTTGCCGAGGAGAAGGTGAAGAGGTAAAACCGTTTTACATTATTGAGTTTGGGATGcaagaagtattttttttttttttttaatatgcacAACACTTGGGGGTAAAAGGGATATTTTCATTTTTGTCACATTGGTGATTGCCAAAAATTCCCCTTAGTACTTATAggaatattttaatatatattagaGACCAGGCAAGTTCGTGGGTAGCTTCTTAACCCTGTGAATAGAGAATCTTGGGGAAACATCATATCTTTAAACTCATTAAGCAAGGGTCTTCCAATTTGACGTCGTTTGTTAACAAAGCAAGCAAACAAAATATGCATGTTTGAAGTTGGTACACTAACCaacaacattaaaacataatttgttcttcatttctttatttttgttggCCAGCAAACAACAAGAGAACATCGAATATAGATTCATtgattctttgattttttttcttataattttttcccaaacatgcatctAAATTATTGAAGAACATAAATATGAGACATGGGAAGCAATTAAGTTTATATTCTGAAAACTTGTATGCCATTTTTTATGCCAATTTATAAATAATTGTTAGAATTTgtaattcattaattaatcatGAAAGGCAATGATGTATGCATCACTTGAACCTACGCACATAAATAGGAAAATTGATTTAGGTTCTCTTCGATATCgttactattttttatttctatttatgcACTGTAAAGAAACGgattataaaaatacatttatatatatttttagttttttgtttatgttgtttgtaaaaaaaagttaaaatcaaattttatgatttttaatttttttgacacCCTGTTGTCATAAATTTTAATATGTAGACATAGTTGTCATGTCGAAAAGTAATCATTAaaagtataacaattaaataaaataattataataatttaatttttattatagtttttttttaatgtgtattattttacaattttattatttttatcatattttttacaatattattttatttaaaatgaaaatgagtatttttaacTAATATGATCAAAACACGGTTGTATAGAACACCTTATAATTAATAATAAGTTCTAAATTTTATATGCAGAAATCGTTCTTCTTAATGTAGTGTTTGGTTGGCAGGATATAAGATACTTTTTTGACATTTAGATTATAAGATTTTGAGAATCAATTTCATTGTTTGATTGAAAGACATATTATTAATAGAGATTGATGGAAATGTATACTTTTCCGTGTTTGGTTTATTCTTAAAAGATAttactgaatatatatatttcaaaatatggtcATCATATTAAGTTGATTGAGAATACTAATCTTTCTCAATGTAAGAAATACTTTTacatattattttattagtaaaattttttacaaataaaataaaacacaaaAAAATTGTCAATTAATTATAAACACTttagcaaaaataataattataataacagAAATATGATGAGAGAGAAGTTATGAAGAGGCATTGAAGGAGAGacattaaaaatgaaatatgtCATATAAACATTAGGGGCGTATAAAAATTATCGAAAAAATTGGAAATCAAATTGAAACTGAACCGAAATCACAAGCTGTTCAGTGATTTCATTCTCAGAAAATGTAAATTTCCGGTTTCCAAAATATAACTAAATCGAAAAATCAAAAAAAccgatttaaatttaaattatatatattaatataattactTAATTAGTATGTTAATACAtgatttgtaacgccccaacttgggtctacCAAGGAGTACTGTgtttctcctcctccacttggaccagacaacaagggacgggccttatcagactaatgagtGACCCCACAAActaacacgtgtcattttcagtgtattttgtcctcactcacacacttcctgagaaaacttctcaagtGGTCACCCATTCTAAGATTGCTCAAAGTCAAGCacacttaactatgaagttcttatgggaaaactcccaaaaagaaatgtgcaccttgttgatatagctAGTAatatttaatccttttaaatctttcatccatggggtatcacattctccctcacttataaaacgcaacgtcctcgttgcgaatccacatttccaaacctaggcgatgtgaatctcatcatacTTCCGGCTGAGtgttgtctctgataccatttgtaacgccgaAACCTAGGTCTACCAGGAagtactgcgtctctcctcctccatctaaaccagacaacagggggtgggtcttatcagactaatgactgaccccacaaaccaacacgtgttcttttcagtgtgttttgtcctcactcacacacttcttgagaaaactttccaggtggtcacccatcccaagattgctcaaagtcaagcacgcttaactatggagttcttatgggaaaactcccgaaaagaaaggtgtaccttgttgatatgggtagtaacatctaattcttttaaatatttcatccatggggtatcacatgaTTGACccatttaatatttagaaatcaaaatgCCCAATAAATTCTCAACAACCCTTATGAAAAGCAATTgttaaatatttagaaaatcggctaaaaaaaaaaaattgtaaccgAACCGCCAAATGTTTAGTTTTCTAGGGGATAGTAAATTCAGTTCGATTTTAGTGTCGGTTTGGGAATATTAAAAATTGTAAGGTtcagttcaattttttatttgGCCCATAACCGAACCGTAATAAATCAATTACACCCCCAATAAACACTCGAAGGTTGGGATGAGATTACAATTTTCTTTTGTCACTTTATACTTTTTATCTAGAAATTCCCTCCAACCTACAACGCCGCGTATTTAAATGTGAAATaaatttgaaaatccttttttttttttttcaatgatctCTTACTTGTGCTGGTCTGGACTCTGGACCCTTTAGACCATTACCTTCTTGTCAAATTTGGGTGAACTGACCAAATTCGTTATAAACATCACCAAGTAATTCAGACATGACCAGTGAAAAGTCAGGGCTTCTTTCAATATTTTGTCGGTTTTCTCAACTGAATCATGCCCTGACGGGctcaaaaagtaaaataaattaataagaaTTTTTAATAATCATCCGTAGAATTTGTAAATGATCCAACCAGAAAAtatattcaaatatttttcatacaaagatCACAACCAAGTAGGTGAAAGGATTTGACACCAAAGCTTATCAAAAGAGGGGatgaatgataaataaataaattaattgatTGAACATCTCCAACGCATAAGTAAACAAATCAATAAAATAAACATTGAAACAAGGGAGGGTGGGTAGATTGGTCACATGCATGCATGGGTTCAAGTCAAAATTCATGAATCAATGATgacaaataaaaggaaaatacaaAGATTGTTCCTCGAAATTTCTAATTTTGTTGTTTTTTGGGAAGCCCATCACGCAACTGCTGACTTACTCTGCATTACAAAGTTTCCTTTTCAACCCAAAAATCAATTTGGTAAGGTAAAAAGTTTATTACCACTGTTAATCTATCTTTACCATTCAATGTCAAATTGCATATGGACTAAACTTAACTCATAATTTGCATAATCTTATCTTGGTGTATTTATTGTTTCCAGGTAAATTTTGTCACATTCGTAAGTACGAGTAGACAATACTGGAGAATACAGAATGTACAgcgaaaaatgaaaaaataataaattaaatgcGAACACATTGtgatcaattaaaaataaaaacagtaTACTTCGGTCGTTAAAACCCATTCCCGGTCCCTCCGCCGACGAACCGGCAGGAAGCCACCCAAACCGGCAGCTGAAACCAGCTTCGAACCAACCGAACCCATGGTCGCGCCCAGAATTATAATATTCCAATCTGGTCCCTTCCCTAATCGCCTCCGAATTCGAATATTCCGGAGTTGTTCCGCCCGTTTCCTCTACTGTCCCAATCAAATTCCGATATTCCGAAATTGTCTCCTCTGTTTCGTCTCCCCCGCCCATGCCTTTGGCTCTATCGTCGGCGAAATACCTCACCGCCTCCCAACCTTCCGCTGCCCAATTGGGCCCTCTACTCGAAGCTAGTTCTCGAATTCTATCACTCGCAGGGGCTCCATGTTTCTCACAATTAGATTGTGAATCCCAATTCCGACTCGAACACGCTTCTTCGTCATCATCCTCGGAGAAATCCGAGCTGAACCAGTCGAGCACGCAGCGCGGGGACGAATCGTCGATTGAATTGGCTGCCGGAGGCGTCAAAAACGGATGCTGCAGCAGCCGATCGCAGCTCCACCTCTGCCTCGGGTCTTTCAGGAGGCACTTCTCCACAAAATCGCGGCCTAACTCCGACAATCGGCTCGGGAACACTGGCAAATCGTCGGAAAAGCCGATTCGACGGAGAGTATCGGCGCCGCGATCCTCCCACGCCGGCGCGCCGGATACCATCTCGATGACGGTGCAGCCGAGGGACCAGACGTCGGACTCCGGCCCCTGAAACTCGCCCCTGATGACTTCTGGCGCCATCCAGAGCGGGCTTCCGCGCGGCACGATCTTATCTCCCCGATCACCTCCGATTTCCACCGCCGATCCGAAGTCGGCGAGCTTCGCGACACCGGCGGCAGCTCCGACCAGAATATTCCTCCCCTTGACGTCGCAATGCACGACGCCTTCGGAATGAAGGTACCTCAGCGCAGAGACGACGCACGACGTGTAGGACCGCACCAGGCGCTCGTCCACGTCATCCAATTTTCCGGCTGCCAGGTCAGCGACGGTGCCACCTGGCAAGTACTCCAGGTGGAGGTTCCGAAACGACACCGTCGGCGACTCCCGCGTGACGTCGTCGCCGAG
This region includes:
- the LOC131147976 gene encoding mitogen-activated protein kinase kinase kinase 18-like: MEMKKERPAWTRGKCIGRGSFGTVSLAVDKSDGRVFAVKSVDRRSSAALSALENEIRILRSVKSPYVVEYLGDDVTRESPTVSFRNLHLEYLPGGTVADLAAGKLDDVDERLVRSYTSCVVSALRYLHSEGVVHCDVKGRNILVGAAAGVAKLADFGSAVEIGGDRGDKIVPRGSPLWMAPEVIRGEFQGPESDVWSLGCTVIEMVSGAPAWEDRGADTLRRIGFSDDLPVFPSRLSELGRDFVEKCLLKDPRQRWSCDRLLQHPFLTPPAANSIDDSSPRCVLDWFSSDFSEDDDEEACSSRNWDSQSNCEKHGAPASDRIRELASSRGPNWAAEGWEAVRYFADDRAKGMGGGDETEETISEYRNLIGTVEETGGTTPEYSNSEAIREGTRLEYYNSGRDHGFGWFEAGFSCRFGWLPAGSSAEGPGMGFNDRSILFLFLIDHNVFAFNLLFFHFSLYILYSPVLSTRTYECDKIYLETINTPR